From Solibacillus sp. FSL W7-1464:
TCCTATCCAAGTCAAAGGTTTAAACAGCGCAGCAGCTATTGGTGGTGGCGGTAATAGTGACAGCTACATTTTAGCGGTGAAAGATGACGGAACAGTGTGGCAATGGGATCGTGCTTCTTCTGACCCAACAACGAAACTGCCAATCTTCAAGCAAGTAGCAGGTATTGATGAAGTGATGAAGCGTAGCGAATTTCCATTTGTTCAAGGGAGTCAGGTATTATTCCGTTACATAGGGGTTAACTCTACATCAAGTGTCGAAGTTTTCGGTAACTTCAACGACTGGGACTCGATTCCATTAGTGAATAAAGGAAGTAATGTATGGGAGCTCCAGGTGACATTGCAACCTGGGGAATATATATACGGCTTTAAAGTAGATGGTGTTTGGACGGTCGATCCCCTTAATCCGAATAAAACTATCGACATGAATGATGGTAGTCCATATAGTGTAGTAAAAGTAGCACCTTATGCAGTAGAAGGTCCCATTATTTCGAATAAAGAAGTGACATTTACGTATAGCAGCTATGATTTTAATCGACAGCTTGAACTAACGGCACAAACGAAGTATGTAGCGGTTATTGGGGACTTTACTCAATGGCGAGAAGTGCCTTTAACTAAACAGGCAAACAATGTGTGGACATTAAAGCAAACGCTTGAGCCAGGGGATCATGCGTATTCCTTTGTTGTGAGTGATGCAAGTACTGGTCCAAATCGCGTGGAACGAAATGATCCGTTAAATAATAATATCGGAACGAATGCGGTAACAGATATTCCACGTAATCGCTTTTATGTATCTGAAGATGTACTGAGTACGGTGCCTGTAACTGGAATTACGCTTAACAAAGGGCCAAAATTGAATTTAATCGTAGGGGAAACGACAACATTAAATGCGACAGTCTTACCTACGAATGCGACAAATAAAAATGTCTCTTGGAGCTCCAGTGACCGAAGTGTAGTAAGTGTCAATGAAGCTGGTAGATTGACAGCCCATACAGCCGGAACAGCCGTCATTGCAGTTAGCACGGTTGATGGGGGGAAACTTGCATTAGTTACGGTAACAGTGGAACAGAAAGATGATGCAATTTCTTATCCAAAAGTAGGCTATAAAAACATGGGTGACCGACGAGATGTGAACCCAACGAAAACTTGGTATATTCACTTTAACCAACCATTAGACTTAACTACGATTAATCAACAAACAGCTTATATTATGAATGAATCTGGCATTAAAATACCGCTCGGTTATCAATTATCGAATAATGAGCAAACTCTTGAAATCCGTCTACAAAATGGAGATACGTTTGAAAAAGGGGCCAATTACTATTTATTCATTGAAAGAGAAGCGAAAACAAAATACGGTTTGCCACTAGCAGAGCCGGTACAAATGAAATTTACGATTGAGTTATAAACGAAGAAAGGATTCGGAGATGTTTTCCGAATCCTTTTTTGCTACTAGAAAGGGGGAGCAAATTGCCTCCCCTTATTCTTATTTTACTGTAAACGTTAACTTTGTAGGTTGCGCTAAAAATTGATTTTTGATTGTATGGCCTTTAATTTGTTTCGAAACCCACAATGTATAGTATTTATTCCGATCATACGAGGCAGCCGGAACAACATCTATGGAATTGCCATCTGCACCAATCATTAATGTGGTTGATATGATAGCGCCCGTTGTATCATCTGTTACATAAGTCGAATCATTATATAATGCTTTTCTTTCCACTGTGGCATTGAATTTTACATTCCAGATTTTGTTTGCTTCTACCTGTTTAATTTTATTGGACCAAGAAAAATAGTTTACTTTTTGAACTGCGCTTACTGGACTAATGATTTGATCTTTAACCGCTACGGCATAAAGTTCATTACCAGGGATTGTTAATGTTTCGTAACTTGTATACAAATTCCACTGCTCTAAATTCATACCGGAATGACTTAGCAAATAGTTTTCTGATCCAAGGCTAGCGGATTTTTCATAGGAAATATATTGACTGTTTGTTGTGTAATAAATTGTTGTATCCGCAGATGTGGCATGGATTTGATAGCGTCCATTGCCCAAGTCTTGAATATAAGGCTTCGTAACATCATCAATTAATGCATAGAGGCCTGGTTCTGAAACAAGTCCAACAGTTTTCCCGGCTGCTGTGTAGCTTGGTTGAACGGTTGCAAATAGTTGATTATTTGCATTGCGCACGAGCTTTG
This genomic window contains:
- a CDS encoding RCC1 domain-containing protein, with protein sequence MVIKNKGIYLMLILMLALSSLLPFNQTAEAYGVINHENVVDVGKSHFIVLKEDSTVWGWGDHTYGQLGANGNTTNSPIPIQKEDGNRLSNIKAIAAGSNHTVALDEAGKVWTWGSNDYGQLGHSVGVLMNSNPTPVTELTTNIIAIAAGDHHTLAVDANGQVWAWGRDNFGQISNGNITSTTPNIVSGINDIVTVAAGANHSIALKRDGTVWTWGRNTVGQLGNGETTNINTVPSVVPGLSNIVDIDAGENHTIALKQDSTSVYAWGSNAYGQLGDGGREDKLYPIQVEGMNKVKMIAAGDNHTITLKEDGTVWTWGKNTSGTASSRTTPIQVKGLNSAAAIGGGGNSDSYILAVKDDGTVWQWDRASSDPTTKLPIFKQVAGIDEVMKRSEFPFVQGSQVLFRYIGVNSTSSVEVFGNFNDWDSIPLVNKGSNVWELQVTLQPGEYIYGFKVDGVWTVDPLNPNKTIDMNDGSPYSVVKVAPYAVEGPIISNKEVTFTYSSYDFNRQLELTAQTKYVAVIGDFTQWREVPLTKQANNVWTLKQTLEPGDHAYSFVVSDASTGPNRVERNDPLNNNIGTNAVTDIPRNRFYVSEDVLSTVPVTGITLNKGPKLNLIVGETTTLNATVLPTNATNKNVSWSSSDRSVVSVNEAGRLTAHTAGTAVIAVSTVDGGKLALVTVTVEQKDDAISYPKVGYKNMGDRRDVNPTKTWYIHFNQPLDLTTINQQTAYIMNESGIKIPLGYQLSNNEQTLEIRLQNGDTFEKGANYYLFIEREAKTKYGLPLAEPVQMKFTIEL